A window of Limosilactobacillus sp. WILCCON 0051 genomic DNA:
CGGCGGAAAAAATTAAAAAAGGGGGCTTTTGCATGCGAGTACCAATCATCGCTGGCAATTGGAAGATGAACAAAACGGTTTCTGAATCAGTTGAGTTTGTCAACTATATTAAAAATGAATTGCCGGATCCCAGTGAACGAGAAATCGTCCTGGCTGCACCGACGCTTTCATTAACGTCGATGGTACAAGCCGCGAAAGATACGCCGTTAAAAATCGCTGCTGAAAACTGCTATTGCCGGATTGCAGGTGCGTACACCGGCGAAACCAGTCCGCGCTCATTGTCTCTGGCTGGCATTCATCATGTCATTCTGGGACATTCTGAACGGCGTCGTTTATTTAATGAAACTGATGAGCTGATCAATCAAAAAGTCCAGGTTGCCTTGCGCAATGGCTTGTGTCCGATCGTCTGCTGTGATGATACGATGGGACGACGAATTGCCGGTAAAAAGGTTCGTTGGGTAGTCAGCCGCATTCTGGCAGATCTAAAGGGACTGTCACCGGCTGACGTTACCAAGGTTACGATGGCTTTTGAGCCAAGCTGGGCAATCGGTACTGGCCAAAGTGCTGATCCTGAACAAGCTGCTGAGGGCTGTTATCTGATTCGCCAGACGATTCGCGATATGTATGGTGAAGACATTGGCAACGCTGTCCGAATTCTTTATGGTGGCAGCGTCAATGAAACCAATATCAAAGCCTTGATGGCCTATGATGATATCGATGGCGTTTTGGTTGGCGGTGCCAGCCTGGATCCTGATCGTTTCTTAAAGCTTGTAAACTCTTAAGATAAAGCTTGTTTTAAATTGTTCTGAATAATACAATGGAAAGCGGAAGAACTTTCCAATTTTAAAATGACAGAGGAGAGATTCATCAATGTCACTCATTACTGATATTTATGCTCGTGAAGTCTTGGACTCACGTGGTAACCCAACTGTTGAAGCAGAAGTCTACACTGAAGCCGGTGGCGTTGGCCGCGGCATCGTGCCATCTGGTGCTTCTACTGGTGAACACGAAGCAGTTGAACTTCGCGATGGCGACAAGAACCGTTTCGGCGGCAAGGGTGTTTTGAAGGCCGTTGCCAACGTTAACAACGTAATCGCCAAGGAAATCGTTGGCATGGAAGTTACGGACCAAGTTGCCATCGACAAGGCTATGATCAAGCTTGACGGTACGCCTAACAAGGGCAAGCTGGGTGCTAATGCTATCCTGGCCGTTTCCTTGGCTGCTGCACGGGCTGCTGCTGATGAGCTGCAAGTGCCACTGTACAACTACCTTGGCGGTTTCAATGCTCATCTGCTGCCAACGCCAATGATGAACGTCATCAATGGTGGTGCCCACTCCGACAACAAGGTTGACTTCCAAGAATTCATGATCATGCCAGTTGGTGCACCAACTGTTCGTGAAGCAATTCGTTGGGGTGCCGAAACTTTCCACGCCCTGAAGAAGGAACTGGAAGCTGCTGGTAAGGTTACCTCAGTTGGTGACGAAGGTGGTTTTGCTCCTGACTTTGCCAACAACGAAGAACCATTCCAATACCTGATCAAGGCAATTGAAGACGCTGGCTACAAGCCAGGCAAGGACATTGCTATTGCCTGCGACGTTGCTGCTTCTGAACTTTGGAACGACGAAGACAAGAAGTACAAGCTGCGTTGGTCCACTGGTGAAGAATACACTACTGAAGAATGGATCGAATACTTGACGGGCATCATTGAAAAGTACCCAATCGTATCCGTAGAAGACCCAATCGACGAAAACAACTGGGATGACTGGGTAACGATTACCAACAAGCTGGGTAAGAAGGTTCAACTGGTTGGTGACGACTTCTTCGTTACGAACACTGACTACCTGCGCAAGGGTATCAAGATGGGTGCTGCCAACTCAATCCTGATCAAGTTGAACCAAATCGGTACCTTGACGGAAACGGTTGAAGCGATCGAAATGGCTAAGGAAGCTGGCTACACGGCAATCGTTTCCCACCGTTCTGGTGAAACCGAAGACACGACGATTGCTGACCTGGTTGTTGCTACTAACGCCGGCCAAATCAAGACTGGTTCCATGAGCCGGACTGACCGTCTTGCTAAGTACAACCAACTGATGCGGATCGAAGACAACCTGGGCGATGTTGCTCAATACAAGGGGATTCACTCCTTCTACAACCTGAGCGAACAAGCTCGTCAAGACATCGAAAACCGTTAATATCTAAATTAACGATTTTAAAAGCGTTTGGATTTTTCCAAACGCTTTTTTTGATTGCTTTGATTTGTGCTAGACTGATTAGGTAAAAAATTTTTTAGGTGTGAGAAGAAAGTGAAAACAACTAGAATTGCAGGACTCAGTTATTCAAATCTGCGCCAAGCAGGCCGCGCCGTTTTAATTGGCTTGGCGGCAGGCTTGGTTGTCAGTCTCTTTCGCTGGGCAATTCAAAATCTATTGGGTATGGTTATCAAAGCATTTGCCTATTTTCATGGGCATCCGGTCTGGCTGCTGCCTTGGATTGGCATGAGTATTTTTATTGCACTGCTTTTAGGCAACCTGGTTCAAAAAAATCCGGATATTAAAGGTTCAGGGATTCCGCAAGTTGAAGGTCAGCTGACGGGGCAGTTTGATGAAAAATGGTGGCCGGTTCTTTGGCGTAAATTCTTTGGCGGCATCATCAGCATCGGCTCGGGGCTGTTTTTAGGCCGTGAAGGACCCTCGATCCAGCTGGGAGCTGCGGTTGGTCAAGGGATTGCCGAAAAAAATGCCAGAACTGAAATTGAAAGACGAGTCGGCATTGCCAGCGGTGCGGCAGCCGGGCTTTCGGCAGCCTTTAACGCGCCAATTGCCAGCACGATGTTTATTTTAGAAGAGGTTTATCATAATTTCTCGCCGCTGGTCTGGCTGTCGGTATTTATCAGCTCACTGTCGGCTAATCTGGTTTCGATGGCGTTCTTTGGCCTGGAACCTGATCTGAACGTGCCGCATGAGGTGCTGTTTCCGGCTTCACAGTATTGGCATCTGATTTTGTTGGGGATTTTACTGGGCTTGCTGGGCAGACTGTATCAGGTCGTTATCTTACAGCTGCCTAAATGGATGCACCAGATAAAATTTCTCAAACCAGTCTGTTATCCAATCATCCCGTTTCTGCTGGTAATTCCAATCGCCTGGTGGTGGCCAGTAACGCTGGGTGGTGGCAATAATCTGGTCGTTGCGCTGCCTAAGATGCCGGCTGAGCTTAAGGTAATGCTGGGTTTATTGGCTTTGCGCTTTGTCTTTTCGATGATCAGCTATGCTACTGAGCTGCCAGGGGGGATCTTTTTACCGATTCTGACGTTAGGTGGCATTATTGGTGCTCTATATTGCGTAATCATGATGCATTGGGGATTGATTCCGGCCAGATATCTGCCCAACTATGTAATCTATGCCATGGCCGGCTACTTTGCCTGCATCAGCAAGGCGCCGTTTACTGCTATTCTTTTGATTACCGAAATGGTCGGCACGATGACGCATCTTATGCCACTGGCAATCGTCTCAATCGTGGCCTGGCTGGTCGTTGATCTGATGGGCGGCACGCCAGTATACGCGGCCATGTTTGCCAATATGATGCATAAACAGCCACAAAAAGAACTGCTGGGGCTGACACAGATGACCACGCCAATTTTTGTCGGCTCTAGGCTGGATGGCTGTCTGATCAAGGATTTTGATTGGCCGGTCGGTGCTCTGATCACCTGTATCTATCGTGGTGAAAATCAGCTGATTC
This region includes:
- the tpiA gene encoding triose-phosphate isomerase; amino-acid sequence: MRVPIIAGNWKMNKTVSESVEFVNYIKNELPDPSEREIVLAAPTLSLTSMVQAAKDTPLKIAAENCYCRIAGAYTGETSPRSLSLAGIHHVILGHSERRRLFNETDELINQKVQVALRNGLCPIVCCDDTMGRRIAGKKVRWVVSRILADLKGLSPADVTKVTMAFEPSWAIGTGQSADPEQAAEGCYLIRQTIRDMYGEDIGNAVRILYGGSVNETNIKALMAYDDIDGVLVGGASLDPDRFLKLVNS
- the eno gene encoding phosphopyruvate hydratase, yielding MSLITDIYAREVLDSRGNPTVEAEVYTEAGGVGRGIVPSGASTGEHEAVELRDGDKNRFGGKGVLKAVANVNNVIAKEIVGMEVTDQVAIDKAMIKLDGTPNKGKLGANAILAVSLAAARAAADELQVPLYNYLGGFNAHLLPTPMMNVINGGAHSDNKVDFQEFMIMPVGAPTVREAIRWGAETFHALKKELEAAGKVTSVGDEGGFAPDFANNEEPFQYLIKAIEDAGYKPGKDIAIACDVAASELWNDEDKKYKLRWSTGEEYTTEEWIEYLTGIIEKYPIVSVEDPIDENNWDDWVTITNKLGKKVQLVGDDFFVTNTDYLRKGIKMGAANSILIKLNQIGTLTETVEAIEMAKEAGYTAIVSHRSGETEDTTIADLVVATNAGQIKTGSMSRTDRLAKYNQLMRIEDNLGDVAQYKGIHSFYNLSEQARQDIENR
- a CDS encoding chloride channel protein, with the protein product MKTTRIAGLSYSNLRQAGRAVLIGLAAGLVVSLFRWAIQNLLGMVIKAFAYFHGHPVWLLPWIGMSIFIALLLGNLVQKNPDIKGSGIPQVEGQLTGQFDEKWWPVLWRKFFGGIISIGSGLFLGREGPSIQLGAAVGQGIAEKNARTEIERRVGIASGAAAGLSAAFNAPIASTMFILEEVYHNFSPLVWLSVFISSLSANLVSMAFFGLEPDLNVPHEVLFPASQYWHLILLGILLGLLGRLYQVVILQLPKWMHQIKFLKPVCYPIIPFLLVIPIAWWWPVTLGGGNNLVVALPKMPAELKVMLGLLALRFVFSMISYATELPGGIFLPILTLGGIIGALYCVIMMHWGLIPARYLPNYVIYAMAGYFACISKAPFTAILLITEMVGTMTHLMPLAIVSIVAWLVVDLMGGTPVYAAMFANMMHKQPQKELLGLTQMTTPIFVGSRLDGCLIKDFDWPVGALITCIYRGENQLIPHGDTRLKAGDTLVVQLRGKNHIANQARINLAARQSAHD